A portion of the Mytilus galloprovincialis chromosome 12, xbMytGall1.hap1.1, whole genome shotgun sequence genome contains these proteins:
- the LOC143053779 gene encoding uncharacterized protein LOC143053779 — protein MAPLSIEEENYVRLALLLKGVTPRAVRTYFDVEFPPTTLSSTLSTSYNTLLDLKIKRIINQAQWNLLIPRNGVPDSKTFDVTLMICLIRNLTSISPPINGFDTLPLPVETTPGPDLARIKCYRNKLAHHDSNKIDTAFLNTAWREISDAVFRLGGQTMYQECQELKVKILDQSNQEILLEIKHSLDEMKELRQTINNLGMEHSKVTKSIIQLETSYSSLQTEHFTVTENLKDLQTSHGNLQISHSKLQTSYSILQTDHSTVTDKLKDLQTSTSSLQTSHSTLQTEHLNVMESLKDPIPWNIREQIEKQIKDWEYKDKMFVPTRASDYVMECLQYNGCVTLTAPSGVGKSFIARHTALLLKREGYRIIPVYTPTDIRTYYLSGKQTIFIVDDICGNFIADQYQIGNWKQLLPVINTLIADKCWGNNEDVKEFFKNPFNVYQNELDNLSRHGDEGILRICSLALCVIFDNQLEEEWFQGKMTNEQKHVIEDICDACEINRITSKTKLNKALDTLDGTFICKQNGIYKTVHDKLFDFLAHYVGQKMIGCLIDHGDSDLVRERFVWEKSLDNKKSNIDFIIKIPDEYLESYLERFIKDWSAGRVSDVLSNINMEDSLFRQQLLQYLQQLDNLEQVALVNTKDTVRPKESCASGNTPLILTCYYGYIDMVQWLLHNDADVDQCRDDGNTGLVMASQNGHTDIVKLLLEKDPNVDLCDHDGYSPLCWASQEGHTDIVTLLLEKNPNIDLCDKDS, from the exons ATGGCACCCCTTTCTATAGAAGAGGAGAATTATGTCCGGTTAGCGTTGTTGTTAAAAGGAGTGACACCTAGAGCAGTCCGTACTTATTTTGACGTAGAATTTCCACCTACCACTCTATCCTCAACACTGAGTACAAGCTACAATACTCTTTTGGATTTAAAAATAAAGAGAATCATAAATCAGGCTCAGTGGAATCTTTTGATTCCAAGAAATG GGGTTCCAGATTCAAAAACATTTGATGTAACGTTGATGATCTGTTTAATCAGAAACTTGACTTCTATCAGTCCACCAATCAATGGATTTGACACTCTACCACTACCAGTGGAAACAACTCCAGGACCTGATCTAGCAAGGATAAAATGTTACAGGAATAAACTAGCTCATCATGATAGTAATAAAATAGACACTGCTTTTTTAAATACAGCATGGAGAGAAATATCAGAT gCTGTTTTTCGATTGGGTGGTCAAACAATGTATCAAGAGTGTCAAGAGTTAAAGGTGAAAATCTTAGACCAGTCTAATCAGGAAATATTATTGGAAATCAAACATTCTCTGGATGAGATGAAGGAACTGagacaaacaataaacaatttgGGGATGGAACACTCTAAAGTGACAAAAAGTATTATACAGTTAGAAACTTCCTACAGTTCTTTACAGACAGAACACTTCACAGTGACAGAAAATCTTAAAGATTTACAAACGTCCCACGGTAATTTACAAATTTCTCACAGTAAATTACAAACTTCTTACAGTATTTTACAAACAGATCACTCAACAGTGACAGACAAACTTAAAGATTTACAAACTTCCACTAGTTCTTTACAGACATCACACAGTACCTTACAGACAGAACACTTAAACGTGATGGAAAGTTTGAAAGACCCAATACCTTGGAACATCAGAG AGCagatagaaaaacaaataaaagactGGGAATATAAAGATAAGATGTTCGTGCCAACAAGAGCCAGTGATTATGTAATGGAATGTTTACAGTACAATGGTTGTGTGACGTTAACTGCTCCATCAGGAGTTGGAAAATCATTTATTGCAAGACACACAGCACTTCTATTAAAAAGGGAAGGATACAGAATAATACCAGTCTACACACCAACAGACATCAGAACTTATTATCTGTCTGGTAAACAGACAATCTTCATTGTAGATGATATTTGTGGAAATTTCATCGCCGACCAATATCAGATTGGGAACTGGAAACAATTGTTACCTGTGATTAACACACTTATTGCAGATAAATGTT GGGGGAATAATGAAGATGTtaaagaatttttcaaaaatccatTTAATGTCTATCAGAATGAACTAGACAATTTAAGTCGCCATGGGGATGAAGGGATCTTGAGAATATGTAGCCTGGCTTTATGTGTTATATTTGATAATCAGCTAGAAGAAGAATGGTTCCAGGgtaaaatgacaaatgaacaaaaacatgTCATAGAAGACATATGTGATGCCTGTGAAATCAACAGAATTACATCAAAGACAAAGTTAAACAAAGCACTTGATACCCTAGATGGTACATTTATCTGTAAACAGAATGGTATTTATAAAACTGTACATGATAAATTGTTTGACTTCCTGGCTCATTACGTTGGCCAGAAAATGATTGGATGTTTAATAGATCATGGTGATAGTGATTTAGTACGTGAGCGTTTCGTTTGGGAGAAATCACTTGATAACAAGAAAAGTAACATAGACTTCATTATCAAAATACCCGATGAGTATTTAGAATCATATTTAGAAAGGTTTATTAAGGACTGGTCAGCAGGAAGGGTGTCAGATGTGTTAAGTAACATAAATATGGAGGATTCATTATTCAGACAACAGTTATTGCAGTACTTACAACAACTAGACAACTTAGAACAAGTTGCATTAGTCAATACCAAGGATACAGTGAGACCAAAGGAGAGCTGTGCATCAGGTAATACTCCGCTGATACTTACTTGTTATTATGGTTATATTGATATGGTACAGTGGTTGCTACATAATGATGCGGATGTGGATCAATGTAGGGATGATGGTAATACTGGATTAGTTATGgcaagtcagaatggacatactgatatagtaaagttattgTTAGAGAAGGATCCAAATGTAGATCTTTGTGACCATGATGGCTACAGTCCTCTGTGCTGggcaagtcaggaaggacatactgatatagtaactTTACTGTTAGAGAAAAATCCTAATATTGATCTATGTGACAAGGATAGC